The Streptomyces sp. Alt3 genome has a segment encoding these proteins:
- a CDS encoding DUF3105 domain-containing protein, which produces MSFDRRTRMEQMRSADRARDRRNKVLAIGVSAVVVAGLLGFGSYMLLEKSEAKERTEGSQAQDAKQTEQTEQQKKKLAAEPIADEKSWDAEKLTRDHVTTEVTYPMEPPVGGNHNPAWLNCDGVVYEKAVPNVNAVHALEHGAVWVTHNGKASPEDVDALASRVSSTPYSLMSPYEGQAGAIMLSAWGKQVTVDGADDPRVARFFAKYVQGAQTPEPGAPCTGGVDG; this is translated from the coding sequence ATGAGCTTCGACCGCAGGACCCGCATGGAGCAGATGCGCAGCGCCGACCGTGCGCGCGACCGCCGCAACAAGGTCCTCGCCATAGGCGTGAGCGCCGTCGTGGTCGCCGGCCTGCTCGGTTTCGGCTCGTACATGCTCCTGGAGAAGTCCGAGGCGAAGGAGAGGACCGAGGGGAGCCAGGCGCAGGACGCCAAGCAGACCGAGCAGACCGAGCAGCAGAAGAAGAAGCTCGCCGCGGAGCCGATCGCGGACGAGAAGTCGTGGGACGCGGAGAAGCTGACCCGTGACCACGTCACCACGGAGGTGACGTACCCCATGGAGCCGCCGGTCGGCGGGAACCACAATCCGGCCTGGCTGAACTGTGACGGCGTCGTATACGAGAAGGCCGTCCCGAACGTCAACGCCGTGCACGCCCTGGAACACGGTGCGGTCTGGGTGACGCACAACGGGAAGGCATCCCCGGAGGACGTCGACGCGCTCGCGTCGCGCGTCAGCAGCACCCCGTACTCCCTGATGTCCCCGTACGAGGGACAGGCCGGGGCGATCATGCTCAGCGCCTGGGGCAAGCAGGTCACGGTGGACGGCGCGGACGATCCGCGGGTCGCCCGGTTCTTCGCCAAGTACGTCCAGGGCGCGCAGACGCCCGAGCCCGGCGCGCCCTGCACCGGCGGGGTCGACGGGTGA
- the glnA gene encoding type I glutamate--ammonia ligase gives MDKQQEFVLRTLEERDIRFVRLWFTDVLGYLKSVAVAPAELEQAFDEGIGFDGSAIEGFARVYESDMIAKPDPGTFQILPWRAEAPGTARMFCDILMPDGSPSFADPRFVLKRILAKTSDLGFTFYTHPEIEFFLLKNKPVDGSRPTPADSSGYFDHTPQNVGMDFRRQAITMLESMGISVEFSHHEGAPGQQEIDLRYADALSTADNIMTFRLVMKQVALEQGVQATFMPKPFSEYPGSGMHTHLSLFEGDRNAFYESGAEYQLSKVGRSFIAGLLKHAAEISAVTNQWVNSYKRIWGGSSRSAGAGGEAPSYICWGHNNRSALIRVPMYKPGKTGSARVEVRSIDSGANPYLTYAVLLAAGLKGIEEGYELPAGADDDVWALSDSERRAMGIEPLPQNLGEAISLMEKSELVAETLGEHVFDFFLRNKKQEWEEYRSEVSAFELKNLLPVL, from the coding sequence ATGGACAAGCAGCAGGAATTCGTCCTCAGGACGCTTGAGGAGCGCGACATCCGCTTCGTACGGCTGTGGTTCACCGACGTTCTCGGTTACCTCAAGTCCGTCGCCGTGGCCCCGGCCGAGCTGGAGCAGGCGTTCGACGAGGGCATCGGCTTCGACGGCTCCGCGATCGAGGGCTTCGCCCGTGTATACGAATCGGACATGATCGCGAAGCCGGACCCCGGCACCTTCCAGATCCTTCCGTGGCGCGCGGAGGCTCCGGGGACGGCACGGATGTTCTGCGACATCCTGATGCCGGACGGTTCGCCCTCCTTCGCGGACCCGCGGTTCGTCCTCAAGCGCATCCTCGCGAAGACCTCCGACCTCGGCTTCACCTTCTACACCCACCCCGAGATCGAGTTCTTCCTGCTGAAGAACAAGCCGGTCGACGGCAGCCGCCCCACCCCCGCCGACAGCTCCGGCTACTTCGACCACACCCCGCAGAACGTCGGCATGGACTTCCGCCGCCAGGCGATCACCATGCTCGAATCGATGGGCATCTCGGTCGAGTTCAGCCACCACGAGGGCGCCCCCGGCCAGCAGGAGATCGACCTGCGCTACGCGGACGCGCTCTCCACCGCCGACAACATCATGACGTTCCGACTCGTCATGAAGCAGGTCGCGCTGGAGCAGGGTGTGCAGGCCACCTTCATGCCGAAGCCGTTCTCGGAGTACCCGGGCTCGGGCATGCACACCCACCTCTCCCTGTTCGAGGGCGACCGCAACGCCTTCTACGAGTCGGGCGCCGAGTACCAGCTCTCCAAGGTCGGCCGGTCCTTCATCGCGGGCCTGCTCAAGCACGCCGCGGAGATCTCCGCCGTGACCAACCAGTGGGTCAACTCCTACAAGCGAATCTGGGGCGGCTCCAGCCGCTCCGCGGGCGCCGGCGGCGAGGCCCCCTCGTACATCTGCTGGGGCCACAACAACCGCTCGGCCCTGATCCGCGTCCCGATGTACAAGCCCGGCAAGACCGGCTCGGCCCGCGTCGAGGTCCGCTCCATCGACTCCGGCGCCAACCCCTACCTGACGTACGCGGTGCTGCTGGCCGCGGGCCTCAAGGGCATCGAGGAGGGCTACGAACTCCCGGCCGGAGCCGACGACGACGTCTGGGCCCTCTCCGACTCGGAGCGCCGCGCGATGGGCATCGAGCCGCTGCCGCAGAACCTGGGCGAGGCGATCTCGCTGATGGAGAAGAGCGAACTGGTCGCCGAGACGCTGGGCGAGCACGTCTTCGACTTCTTCCTGCGCAACAAGAAGCAGGAGTGGGAGGAGTACCGCAGCGAGGTCTCCGCCTTCGAGCTGAAGAACCTGTTGCCGGTGCTGTAG
- a CDS encoding histone deacetylase: MVHVRRIEPLVAGELEPRYVWYTAYGSNTHLGRLACYIEGGRPPGAGTVYPGCRDRRPPCRSVPVELPGDLYFATESPVWGGGRAFYDPGGEGRVYARAHLVPASQFADIAAQEMYREPGEDLDLSEVLTAGVATLGSGRYETLVCAGRMDGHPVLTFTAPWSAGDVTPVPPSGAYLRLVASGLTAAGAWDAATVAAYLASARGPPAGGPTARSWT; this comes from the coding sequence ATGGTCCACGTACGCCGGATCGAGCCGCTGGTCGCGGGGGAGCTGGAGCCGCGGTACGTCTGGTACACGGCGTACGGCTCCAACACGCACCTGGGCAGGCTCGCCTGCTACATCGAGGGCGGCCGGCCGCCCGGGGCCGGCACGGTGTACCCGGGGTGCCGGGACCGGCGCCCGCCCTGCAGGTCCGTGCCCGTGGAGCTCCCGGGCGACCTCTACTTCGCCACCGAGTCGCCGGTCTGGGGCGGCGGACGGGCCTTCTACGACCCGGGCGGCGAGGGGCGGGTGTACGCCCGCGCCCACCTCGTCCCGGCCTCGCAGTTCGCGGACATCGCCGCCCAGGAGATGTACCGGGAGCCGGGCGAGGACCTGGACCTCAGCGAGGTGCTCACCGCCGGCGTCGCCACGCTGGGGAGCGGACGTTACGAGACGCTGGTGTGCGCGGGGCGCATGGACGGGCACCCCGTACTGACCTTCACCGCCCCGTGGAGCGCCGGCGACGTGACGCCGGTGCCCCCGTCGGGCGCCTACCTGCGTCTCGTCGCCTCCGGCCTGACGGCGGCGGGCGCGTGGGACGCGGCCACCGTCGCCGCCTACCTCGCCTCCGCGCGGGGGCCGCCGGCCGGTGGTCCGACCGCGCGATCCTGGACCTGA
- a CDS encoding MFS transporter: protein MDLSTRRRRTALFLFFLIPGLSISSWVTRTPDIRDQLGASTAEMGLVLFGLSVGSMLGILISGALVARFGTRPVMAVGVALVIVSMVVVGFGALLGSAPTVTAGLFLFGAGMGGGEVAVNIDGAEVEQLIGGTVLPTLHGFFSLGTVVGAAVGILLTATEFPVQWHLTATAVVTAGMFAYAIRSIPPAVGRTKGLRSADGGPAPARSAVWKDRQLLLIGGIILAMALAEGAANDWLPLLMVDGHGVDPALGSAVYAGFAAAMTIGRFSGAFFIDRFGRAPVVRASALSAALGLTLVIFADSPVFAGAAVLFWGLGASLGFPVALSAAGDSGPDSAARVSLVAMIGYIAFLVGPPGLGFLGDHYGLRSAMIVVLAFVAVAVFLAPAIGTRRTAQPEVHPAPSAAPDAAPDVTRAAGGE, encoded by the coding sequence CGGACGGCGTTGTTCCTCTTCTTCCTCATACCCGGCCTGTCGATCTCCTCGTGGGTGACGCGAACCCCCGACATCAGGGATCAACTGGGCGCTTCCACGGCCGAGATGGGGCTCGTCCTGTTCGGTCTGTCCGTCGGGTCGATGCTCGGCATCCTGATCTCAGGAGCGCTGGTGGCACGGTTCGGCACCCGGCCGGTCATGGCTGTGGGGGTGGCTCTGGTCATCGTCAGCATGGTGGTCGTCGGCTTCGGGGCGCTGCTCGGGTCCGCACCCACCGTCACGGCGGGGCTGTTCCTCTTCGGCGCCGGGATGGGCGGTGGCGAGGTCGCGGTCAACATCGACGGCGCCGAGGTCGAACAGCTCATCGGCGGGACCGTACTGCCCACCCTGCACGGCTTCTTCAGCCTCGGCACGGTGGTGGGGGCCGCCGTCGGCATCCTGCTCACCGCGACCGAGTTCCCGGTGCAGTGGCACCTGACCGCGACAGCCGTGGTCACCGCCGGGATGTTCGCGTACGCCATCCGCTCCATCCCTCCCGCGGTCGGCAGGACCAAGGGGCTCCGGTCGGCCGACGGCGGACCCGCGCCGGCCCGGAGCGCCGTGTGGAAGGACAGGCAGCTGCTGCTGATCGGCGGCATCATCCTCGCCATGGCCCTTGCGGAGGGCGCCGCCAACGACTGGCTCCCCCTGCTCATGGTCGACGGCCACGGCGTGGACCCCGCCCTCGGGTCGGCCGTCTACGCGGGCTTCGCCGCCGCCATGACGATCGGCCGCTTCAGCGGCGCGTTCTTCATCGACCGCTTCGGCCGCGCGCCCGTCGTGCGGGCCAGCGCCCTGTCCGCCGCCCTCGGGCTCACGCTCGTCATCTTCGCCGACTCCCCCGTGTTCGCGGGCGCCGCGGTGCTGTTCTGGGGGCTGGGGGCGTCGCTGGGCTTCCCCGTGGCCCTGTCGGCGGCCGGCGACTCGGGCCCCGACTCGGCCGCGCGCGTCAGCCTGGTGGCGATGATCGGTTACATCGCGTTCCTCGTCGGGCCCCCCGGACTCGGCTTCCTGGGCGACCACTACGGGCTGCGCTCCGCCATGATCGTCGTCCTCGCCTTCGTCGCCGTGGCGGTCTTCCTGGCCCCGGCCATCGGCACCCGCCGCACCGCGCAGCCGGAGGTTCACCCGGCGCCGTCGGCCGCACCCGACGCCGCCCCGGACGTCACCCGGGCGGCCGGGGGCGAGTGA